A genomic segment from Treponema sp. Marseille-Q3903 encodes:
- a CDS encoding carbohydrate ABC transporter permease, translating to MVRSKEKEKIFTVFLFILGLIIITPIFLMFISSLKDDRYEIMKDMGSLKAFVVTKPTLHNFQEILFESVQNFGRAFINSMIVLAVTVILTSIVCSMTGYALQRGKLKIKKYIFIAVLSLYIIPMESIMLPLMYQVSTWGITDTYAVQILPFAASPLYIYLFYNYFKEVPISLSENAELEGASFWQVYKSVYLPMNKAPFITVCILQGMDMWNQYLWPLLVTTDQRVRPMSVAISSFTGTGGDIYWDQLMAASVVMLLPVLILFICFQRYFVESVISSAVKG from the coding sequence ATGGTACGAAGTAAAGAAAAAGAAAAAATCTTTACAGTTTTCCTTTTTATTTTGGGATTAATAATCATCACTCCAATCTTTCTTATGTTCATCTCATCACTGAAAGACGATCGCTATGAAATTATGAAAGACATGGGAAGTCTTAAAGCATTTGTTGTGACAAAGCCGACTTTGCATAACTTTCAGGAGATTCTTTTTGAATCTGTTCAGAATTTTGGGCGCGCATTTATCAATTCAATGATTGTGCTTGCAGTGACAGTTATCCTCACTTCAATTGTCTGTTCTATGACAGGATATGCTTTGCAGCGCGGAAAACTGAAGATTAAAAAGTACATTTTTATCGCTGTGCTTTCACTTTACATCATTCCAATGGAATCAATCATGCTTCCGTTGATGTATCAGGTGTCGACATGGGGAATTACAGATACTTATGCGGTTCAGATTTTGCCGTTCGCTGCGAGCCCGCTATATATTTATCTTTTCTACAATTACTTTAAGGAAGTTCCCATCTCGCTTTCTGAAAATGCGGAACTTGAAGGGGCTTCGTTCTGGCAAGTTTACAAAAGTGTCTATCTTCCAATGAATAAAGCGCCTTTTATCACAGTTTGTATCCTTCAGGGAATGGACATGTGGAACCAGTATTTATGGCCGCTTTTAGTGACAACTGACCAGAGAGTTAGACCGATGTCTGTTGCGATTTCGTCATTTACGGGAACCGGCGGAGATATTTATTGGGATCAGCTTATGGCAGCTAGCGTCGTGATGCTTTTACCTGTTTTGATTTTATTTATTTGTTTCCAGAGGTACTTCGTTGAATCTGTGATTTCCTCTGCCGTAAAAGGATAA
- a CDS encoding glycoside hydrolase family 32 protein gives MNENLSLAQKKQDELLKVIEESPEIQAQRPVFHFATFGGWCNDPNGFSQFKNTVHLFFQYHPYSTKWGPMHWGHVTSKDMLNWKLQPVALAPETEGDCKGCFSGTAIDDEGIHLIAYTGVSGKGNVEVQNQCMAIGDGVIYNKISDKPLITAKDIPFEYNKEHFRDPKIWKKDGTYYMACVIKQNDDNGALILFQSSNSRKWTYRGILDSSKDGLSKMWECPDVLNLDGKDMLILSPQEMKENYDLGFHNGNNSLYITGSLDYKNCKFARETRPENGYTAAQIDYGIDFYAPETTKLKDGRTIMIGWMQSWESYITPEDYMWSGMMTIPRELSYKNNQLYQLPIRELEKWKCNHENGILSSGDMALSTKKMGEMQRQFEYDLSINSKAGGKVKFILGNTENEYVVLEINLSENFISFDRTASRTPRAVSFRKAKLKSENDLMKVRILCDTCSMEVFVDDGRMAFTNAFFFTNPKSGLILINESSDSLEYFFCNIKKNKER, from the coding sequence ATGAATGAAAATTTAAGTTTAGCACAGAAGAAGCAAGATGAACTTTTGAAAGTGATAGAAGAGTCACCTGAGATTCAGGCTCAGCGACCTGTCTTCCATTTTGCAACTTTTGGTGGCTGGTGTAACGACCCGAACGGGTTTTCCCAATTCAAAAATACAGTTCATCTTTTTTTCCAGTATCATCCTTATTCGACAAAATGGGGACCAATGCATTGGGGGCATGTGACTTCAAAAGATATGCTTAATTGGAAGTTGCAGCCCGTAGCCCTTGCGCCGGAAACGGAAGGTGACTGTAAAGGTTGTTTTTCGGGAACCGCAATCGATGATGAAGGAATACACCTTATAGCATATACGGGCGTTTCAGGAAAAGGCAATGTCGAAGTTCAAAACCAGTGTATGGCGATTGGAGACGGAGTTATCTACAACAAAATCTCTGATAAGCCGCTCATAACCGCAAAGGATATCCCTTTTGAATACAACAAAGAGCATTTCCGCGACCCTAAAATATGGAAAAAAGACGGCACTTATTATATGGCTTGCGTTATAAAACAAAATGACGATAATGGTGCTTTGATTTTGTTTCAGTCTTCAAATTCAAGAAAATGGACTTACAGAGGGATTCTCGATTCCAGCAAAGATGGACTCAGCAAAATGTGGGAATGCCCTGACGTTCTTAACCTCGACGGAAAAGACATGCTGATTCTCTCTCCGCAGGAGATGAAAGAAAATTATGATTTAGGCTTTCACAATGGAAACAACAGTCTATACATAACAGGAAGTCTGGATTACAAAAACTGCAAGTTTGCCCGAGAAACTCGTCCCGAAAACGGATATACAGCCGCACAGATCGATTACGGAATAGATTTTTATGCACCGGAGACGACAAAACTGAAAGACGGTCGTACAATTATGATAGGGTGGATGCAGTCTTGGGAGTCTTATATCACTCCCGAAGATTATATGTGGTCGGGAATGATGACGATTCCTCGAGAGCTTTCTTACAAAAATAATCAACTTTATCAGCTGCCGATAAGAGAACTTGAAAAATGGAAGTGCAACCATGAAAATGGAATCTTAAGTTCAGGGGATATGGCGCTCTCAACTAAAAAAATGGGCGAAATGCAAAGGCAGTTTGAATATGATTTAAGCATAAACAGCAAAGCCGGCGGAAAAGTTAAATTTATTTTAGGAAACACTGAAAATGAATATGTTGTTCTGGAAATCAATCTATCTGAAAATTTCATCAGTTTTGACAGGACGGCGAGCAGAACTCCGAGAGCTGTATCCTTTAGAAAAGCAAAACTCAAATCTGAAAATGATTTAATGAAAGTAAGAATTCTTTGTGACACATGCTCAATGGAAGTTTTTGTTGATGATGGAAGAATGGCTTTTACAAATGCATTTTTCTTTACAAATCCAAAATCGGGATTGATACTTATCAATGAGAGCTCGGATTCTCTGGAGTACTTTTTTTGTAATATCAAAAAAAATAAGGAGCGTTAA
- a CDS encoding carbohydrate kinase encodes MNKYDVTALGELLIDFTHNGTSEAGNWIMEANPGGAPCNVLAMLTKLGHRTAFIGQVGNDMFGKMLKKRVSSINIDVSNLVLSDDYNTTLAFVHNSPDGDRDFSFYRRAGADAFFAKDKVNVETVKNSKILHYGTLSMTNEPVNEATMFALETAKSFGVLRSFDPNLRKPLWDSLEKAKERIWYGISMCDILKIAEEELEFITGKNDIEDGINAIRAKYSIPLITVTKGKLGSEAFFDDGEVSLHTSKPTFMKVKTIDTTGAGDTFAACVLHDILENGYKTFTQERLGEILTFANSASSLITTKKGALCVMPDKTEIEALIQFGN; translated from the coding sequence ATGAATAAATATGATGTAACAGCTTTAGGCGAACTGTTGATAGACTTTACGCATAACGGAACAAGTGAAGCAGGCAACTGGATAATGGAAGCAAACCCTGGAGGAGCGCCCTGCAATGTGCTTGCAATGCTTACAAAGCTTGGACACAGGACAGCCTTCATAGGACAAGTCGGAAATGACATGTTCGGTAAGATGTTAAAAAAACGAGTTTCGTCTATAAACATCGATGTTTCTAATCTTGTTTTGTCAGATGATTACAACACGACTCTTGCTTTTGTACACAACTCTCCCGATGGCGACAGAGATTTTTCTTTTTACCGCAGGGCAGGAGCAGATGCTTTTTTTGCTAAAGATAAGGTGAATGTAGAAACTGTTAAAAATTCAAAGATACTCCATTACGGAACACTCTCAATGACTAATGAACCTGTAAACGAGGCTACGATGTTTGCACTGGAAACTGCAAAGTCATTCGGTGTTTTGCGTTCCTTTGACCCGAACCTTCGTAAACCATTGTGGGATTCGTTGGAAAAAGCAAAAGAAAGAATCTGGTACGGAATTTCAATGTGTGACATCTTAAAAATTGCAGAAGAAGAACTCGAGTTTATTACAGGAAAAAATGATATTGAAGACGGTATAAATGCTATCAGAGCCAAGTATTCAATTCCATTGATCACTGTTACAAAAGGAAAGCTCGGAAGTGAAGCCTTTTTTGATGACGGAGAAGTTTCTTTGCATACTTCAAAACCAACGTTTATGAAAGTAAAAACAATCGATACGACAGGGGCTGGAGATACTTTTGCCGCTTGTGTCCTTCATGATATTCTTGAAAATGGGTATAAAACCTTTACACAAGAGCGACTGGGAGAAATTTTGACTTTTGCAAATTCAGCATCTTCTCTTATAACTACAAAAAAAGGAGCTCTGTGCGTGATGCCTGACAAAACTGAAATCGAAGCTCTGATTCAGTTTGGAAATTAA
- a CDS encoding MATE family efflux transporter has protein sequence MKSAYIKMTDGSLFKNILIFSIPLIFSNILQILFNIVDISVVGRFANSFALGAVGSTSMLILFFTGMIMGIANGVNAIVAYYIGANSQKDVDEIVISAFVVCLISGIILMIAGIVLSRPVLILMKTKSELLDDAVLYFRIYMIGLPALAVYNYGYALLSAIGDTKTPVVFLVIAGIINVALDLFLVIVFHLDAVGVGIASVVSLCVSAVLIMIVVIRGSGRIKLSFSQKVHSQKIIRILKIGIPAGLQNSIFSFANMFIQAGVNNFDAYMVAGNTVADKADALVYNIMGGFYTACATFISQNFGARKKDRVLKSYLVGVGYSLVIAVIAGILLLFFGPQFLSVFTNDRIVIEDGMRRLHIMAFSYWISAFMDCTIAANRGLGKTLIPVVFVLLGSCVFRIIWIYTIFAYFQTIPSLFLLYTFSWAITATAEIIYFAKQYRACLN, from the coding sequence ATGAAATCTGCTTATATAAAGATGACCGATGGGTCGTTGTTTAAAAATATTCTGATTTTTAGCATTCCGCTTATTTTCTCAAATATTCTCCAGATTCTTTTTAACATTGTCGATATCTCTGTTGTGGGACGCTTTGCAAATTCTTTTGCTCTCGGGGCTGTCGGCTCTACATCAATGCTGATTTTGTTTTTTACCGGAATGATTATGGGCATTGCAAACGGCGTAAACGCTATCGTCGCATATTATATCGGGGCAAATAGTCAAAAAGACGTAGACGAAATTGTTATCTCTGCTTTTGTTGTCTGTCTTATCTCGGGAATTATTTTGATGATTGCAGGAATCGTTTTGAGCAGACCTGTCCTTATCTTGATGAAGACAAAATCAGAATTGCTCGATGATGCCGTCCTTTACTTCCGAATATATATGATTGGGCTTCCCGCTCTCGCAGTATACAATTACGGTTATGCGCTTTTAAGTGCAATCGGAGATACAAAAACTCCTGTCGTTTTTCTTGTGATTGCCGGCATAATAAACGTTGCGCTTGACCTTTTCCTTGTGATTGTATTCCACCTTGACGCAGTCGGCGTCGGAATTGCTAGCGTTGTCAGTCTTTGTGTTTCTGCTGTTTTGATAATGATAGTTGTCATTCGTGGGTCGGGCAGAATCAAACTCAGCTTTAGCCAAAAGGTTCATTCACAAAAAATAATCAGAATATTAAAGATTGGCATTCCGGCAGGACTTCAAAACAGTATTTTTTCATTTGCAAACATGTTTATTCAAGCTGGAGTCAACAACTTTGATGCGTACATGGTCGCAGGAAACACAGTTGCAGATAAAGCCGATGCTCTTGTTTACAATATAATGGGCGGATTTTACACTGCCTGTGCCACTTTTATAAGTCAAAATTTCGGTGCTCGCAAAAAAGACAGAGTCTTAAAAAGTTATCTTGTTGGAGTTGGATATTCATTGGTGATTGCAGTGATAGCCGGGATTCTCCTTTTGTTTTTTGGGCCGCAGTTTCTTTCTGTTTTTACAAACGACAGAATTGTTATTGAAGACGGTATGCGTCGTCTTCATATAATGGCATTTTCGTACTGGATTTCGGCATTTATGGATTGTACAATTGCCGCAAACCGTGGGCTTGGTAAGACGCTTATTCCTGTTGTTTTTGTTTTGCTCGGTTCATGCGTGTTTAGAATCATCTGGATTTACACGATTTTTGCATATTTTCAGACGATTCCTTCGCTGTTTTTGCTTTACACTTTTTCGTGGGCAATCACAGCAACAGCTGAAATCATATATTTTGCAAAGCAATACAGAGCGTGCCTCAATTAA
- a CDS encoding 1-acyl-sn-glycerol-3-phosphate acyltransferase, with translation MKKEFYELYNHDDIPKIKNFFGYHLCCLIKVLSIVFFGVGAVFLALFAFPVIRLFNLKKNEFGIVARSYISHTFRNFLGFFDFLGISKLNVEDKQAYKNIHSKIIVANHPSLIDFVYIMSLVPNSTCIVRGGLTKTPLAGVIKQAYITNTSNFDDICDECKKLTDKGCNVIIFPAGTRTPRHGYVKYKKGAARIALYTDCDILPLFIGGSDKYGLGKHDPLWSYNHVERYYFDFKILPEIPIADYKTLPEAIAAKHLTDKMEEVIKAAGDEFKKTWTGKTINNY, from the coding sequence ATGAAAAAAGAGTTTTACGAACTTTACAATCATGATGATATCCCAAAAATAAAAAATTTTTTTGGATATCATTTGTGTTGCCTTATAAAAGTGCTTTCGATAGTTTTTTTTGGAGTAGGAGCTGTGTTCCTCGCACTTTTTGCATTTCCAGTTATCAGATTGTTTAATTTAAAAAAAAATGAGTTTGGCATTGTAGCGCGTTCATACATCTCGCACACATTCAGAAATTTTTTAGGATTTTTTGATTTTTTGGGAATCTCAAAACTCAACGTAGAAGATAAACAGGCTTATAAAAATATCCACAGCAAAATAATCGTAGCAAATCATCCATCATTGATAGATTTTGTATACATAATGTCACTTGTCCCGAATTCTACATGCATTGTCCGCGGGGGGCTTACAAAAACACCTCTAGCCGGAGTGATCAAACAGGCTTACATCACAAATACATCAAATTTTGACGACATATGTGATGAATGTAAAAAACTCACAGATAAAGGATGCAATGTTATAATATTTCCTGCAGGAACTCGAACGCCGCGACACGGATATGTAAAATATAAGAAAGGGGCTGCTCGAATTGCACTCTATACAGATTGCGACATTCTTCCGTTGTTCATAGGCGGCTCAGACAAATACGGGCTCGGCAAACACGATCCTCTGTGGTCTTACAATCATGTTGAAAGATATTATTTCGATTTCAAAATTCTCCCTGAAATTCCAATTGCAGATTATAAAACATTGCCTGAAGCAATCGCTGCAAAACACCTCACGGATAAAATGGAAGAAGTGATAAAAGCTGCCGGCGATGAATTCAAAAAGACTTGGACAGGCAAAACAATCAACAATTACTAG
- a CDS encoding beta-ketoacyl synthase chain length factor, whose translation MKPKYIDEGIMTLNLSDVTAWAPGLGDDKKAWQDWANDTCSSKIELANESPKLEYTSPLFRRRLSQITKMTIHVVHDILEKTRIDKDTKLVFISFRGEIVRQFQVAKDLIESASVLPASFSLSVFNTPISSSTLAFGLKGGYSVIFPADNDFAEAFKTAVAPVLAGTEKEIILVYADELVPEFYGDKRPEENIPMAFACIVSSEKKSNCVTFDDFSNVSKSPVEFLKLLLR comes from the coding sequence TTGAAACCAAAATATATTGACGAAGGTATTATGACATTAAATCTTTCTGATGTAACTGCATGGGCACCGGGACTTGGCGACGATAAAAAGGCATGGCAGGACTGGGCAAACGATACGTGTTCATCAAAAATCGAATTGGCAAATGAATCTCCAAAATTAGAATACACGTCACCTTTGTTCAGGAGGCGTCTCAGCCAGATTACAAAAATGACGATTCACGTTGTCCACGATATCCTTGAAAAAACTCGCATAGATAAAGATACGAAATTAGTTTTTATTTCTTTTCGCGGAGAAATTGTTCGTCAGTTTCAAGTTGCAAAAGATCTTATAGAAAGCGCATCTGTTTTGCCTGCGAGTTTTTCACTTTCTGTCTTTAACACTCCAATCTCTTCGTCGACACTCGCGTTCGGATTAAAAGGCGGTTATTCGGTTATCTTTCCTGCCGACAACGATTTTGCAGAAGCTTTTAAAACAGCCGTCGCACCTGTCCTAGCCGGAACAGAAAAAGAAATCATCCTCGTATATGCAGATGAACTTGTCCCTGAATTCTACGGAGATAAACGCCCTGAAGAAAATATCCCGATGGCGTTTGCGTGCATCGTAAGCTCAGAAAAAAAATCAAATTGTGTAACGTTTGACGACTTTTCAAATGTAAGCAAATCTCCTGTTGAATTCCTCAAATTGCTGTTAAGATAG
- a CDS encoding phosphopantetheine-binding protein produces MDDLKQQIKEIIISSLEIEDLSPEDIVDSEPLFGEGLGLDSIDALELGVALKKKFGIKFSSKSDDNKKYFASIDALAEYISANKQ; encoded by the coding sequence ATGGATGATCTAAAACAACAGATAAAAGAAATAATTATCTCTTCTCTGGAAATTGAAGATTTGAGTCCTGAAGATATTGTAGATTCGGAACCGTTGTTTGGAGAAGGCTTGGGGCTCGATTCTATTGACGCATTGGAGCTTGGCGTCGCTTTGAAAAAGAAATTCGGAATTAAATTTTCATCTAAAAGTGATGATAATAAAAAATATTTTGCATCTATTGATGCACTAGCTGAATATATTTCGGCAAACAAGCAATAA
- a CDS encoding acyl carrier protein: MSKDEIFDKVKNILISEFEIDEKDITPDALLGDDLDLDSIDSIDLIVKMKEFMPADKGNVDPSIFKTVKTLQDVVDALVPYMA; encoded by the coding sequence ATGTCTAAAGATGAAATTTTTGATAAGGTAAAGAATATTCTTATTTCAGAGTTTGAAATCGATGAAAAAGACATTACTCCTGATGCGCTTCTCGGAGACGATCTTGACCTCGACTCGATAGATTCTATAGACCTTATCGTGAAGATGAAAGAATTTATGCCGGCAGATAAAGGCAACGTAGATCCTTCAATCTTCAAAACTGTAAAAACTTTGCAGGATGTAGTAGACGCTCTTGTCCCTTATATGGCTTAG
- a CDS encoding AMP-binding protein — protein MKRILKALFYVMAAVYPILIFTLLVIFKVDIRILSLCIIFLGVVFFLSATGNKKSGEKKELLDWKPFLSSALLLSAGLFCFITGKELFLKLYPVVVNVIFLFVFGSTLFLGPSIVFRFATLADKSILNSPYESQVRRYCRKVTVIWCCFFIFNGSVACYTTFFCSKEMWALYNGGISYVLMGFLFAGEFIIRKLENKKMVKQYSIAKFNSKSRQDDYVMSYDGIWSEKLYKTWKDFLIDCAKIRRYLQGQSANDYVLHCEDNWYFLCTFVALLQSKKNVYITQTISESYLSEILDDNTVFLTDQAAGGALATAFVPDLFEKTETPSELEIRTTPPIDETENHIYLYTSGSTGKPKAILHTLKEIEEDNKTVISIWGEEYSKRKLITTVSQHHIYGLYWCICLPFTIGVPFRRRRIEFPSEFEKLTDTSYVLVSTPAFIKRTVETEEKLDMKDIFISTSGGALSEDLAVKAEKVFGFCPVEGYGSTETSGVAYRQQSRDGLWLTPYDCCKISVNENGCLHVISPFIKDPKGVSTADLAEIREDGKFLIKGRSDSIVKIEEKRISMTEVENRLYESGFVEDASVVALSNNVRQYLAAVIVLNAGGKKKFENQEKLAINRYFHDFLMKYFENVVIPKKWRFVEKIPKDVQGKKQKLEIMEMFEGKK, from the coding sequence ATGAAAAGAATTCTTAAAGCCTTATTTTATGTAATGGCGGCAGTTTATCCAATCCTTATATTTACATTGCTTGTGATTTTTAAAGTAGATATAAGAATTTTGTCGCTGTGCATCATATTTTTAGGTGTCGTATTCTTTTTGAGTGCTACAGGAAATAAAAAGAGCGGAGAAAAAAAAGAACTGCTTGATTGGAAACCTTTCTTAAGTTCTGCGCTTCTTCTCTCTGCGGGGTTGTTTTGTTTTATAACGGGAAAAGAGCTTTTTTTAAAGTTATATCCTGTAGTTGTAAATGTAATTTTTCTTTTTGTATTTGGAAGCACTCTGTTTTTAGGGCCTTCAATAGTTTTCCGGTTTGCAACTCTCGCCGACAAATCGATTTTGAACTCCCCTTATGAGAGTCAGGTCAGACGATATTGCAGAAAAGTCACTGTGATATGGTGCTGCTTTTTTATATTTAATGGAAGCGTTGCCTGCTATACGACTTTCTTTTGCTCTAAAGAGATGTGGGCTTTATATAACGGCGGAATATCTTATGTGCTCATGGGCTTTTTATTCGCCGGTGAATTTATAATCAGAAAATTGGAGAATAAAAAAATGGTGAAGCAATATTCTATTGCAAAATTTAACTCAAAATCACGACAAGATGATTACGTGATGAGTTATGACGGAATTTGGTCTGAAAAACTTTACAAAACATGGAAAGATTTTTTGATTGATTGTGCAAAAATCAGAAGATATCTACAAGGACAGTCTGCGAACGACTATGTTTTGCATTGCGAAGACAATTGGTATTTCCTTTGCACATTTGTAGCTCTCCTTCAGTCTAAAAAGAACGTTTACATAACGCAGACTATTTCCGAATCGTATCTTTCTGAAATTTTAGACGACAACACTGTTTTTCTTACAGACCAGGCTGCCGGTGGAGCTCTTGCAACTGCATTCGTTCCTGATTTGTTTGAAAAAACGGAAACTCCATCAGAGTTGGAAATAAGGACGACTCCTCCAATCGACGAAACTGAAAATCACATTTACCTTTATACTTCAGGCAGCACAGGAAAGCCGAAAGCGATTTTGCATACTTTAAAAGAAATTGAAGAAGATAATAAAACTGTAATTTCTATCTGGGGCGAGGAATACAGCAAACGCAAACTTATCACAACTGTGAGCCAGCACCACATTTACGGTCTTTACTGGTGCATCTGCCTTCCTTTTACGATAGGAGTTCCATTCCGCCGCCGCAGGATTGAATTTCCATCAGAATTTGAAAAACTCACCGACACTTCTTATGTTTTGGTTTCAACTCCAGCGTTTATTAAAAGAACGGTAGAAACTGAGGAAAAACTCGACATGAAAGACATATTCATCTCCACAAGCGGTGGTGCACTTTCTGAAGATTTGGCAGTAAAAGCGGAAAAAGTTTTTGGATTTTGTCCGGTGGAAGGGTATGGTTCAACAGAGACTTCCGGAGTTGCATACAGACAGCAGAGCAGAGACGGACTTTGGCTTACGCCTTATGATTGTTGCAAAATTTCTGTAAATGAAAACGGCTGTTTACACGTCATCTCTCCGTTTATAAAAGACCCTAAAGGTGTTTCTACCGCAGACCTCGCTGAAATTCGCGAAGACGGAAAATTCCTTATAAAAGGGCGTTCTGATTCAATCGTAAAAATTGAAGAAAAGCGAATTTCAATGACAGAAGTTGAAAACAGGCTTTATGAATCGGGATTTGTTGAAGACGCATCTGTTGTAGCGCTTTCTAACAATGTTCGCCAGTATCTTGCCGCTGTAATTGTATTAAATGCCGGAGGAAAAAAGAAATTCGAAAATCAGGAAAAATTGGCAATCAACAGATATTTCCACGACTTTTTGATGAAATATTTTGAAAATGTTGTGATTCCTAAAAAATGGCGTTTTGTTGAAAAAATCCCAAAAGATGTTCAAGGCAAAAAACAAAAACTGGAAATTATGGAAATGTTTGAAGGAAAAAAATGA
- a CDS encoding hydroxymyristoyl-ACP dehydratase, producing the protein MKEINFHSIENEKVISREEDNVCLEFLIPSTSDFFDGHFPQYKLLPAVAQFEVITRFSRKYLGTQRYVPNIKRVKFSAPIRPDTRIILELAKSAAKETVTFKMADADAEGKVYSSGSFKYLDEQR; encoded by the coding sequence ATGAAAGAAATTAATTTTCACAGCATTGAAAACGAAAAAGTGATATCGAGAGAAGAAGATAACGTTTGTTTGGAATTTTTGATTCCTTCGACAAGCGATTTTTTTGATGGGCATTTTCCTCAATACAAACTACTCCCTGCTGTAGCTCAGTTTGAAGTTATCACACGGTTTTCGCGTAAATATTTGGGAACGCAGCGTTATGTCCCGAATATCAAAAGGGTAAAGTTTTCTGCGCCAATCAGACCGGATACTAGAATAATCTTGGAGTTGGCTAAAAGTGCAGCAAAAGAGACTGTCACTTTTAAAATGGCAGATGCCGACGCTGAAGGTAAAGTTTACTCTTCGGGTTCATTTAAATATTTGGACGAGCAGCGATGA
- a CDS encoding glycosyltransferase family 2 protein — protein sequence MNLCFVIPVYRHGSTVESVVQSLLKYNYPIIVVDDGNDEINRVRINEVAEKYPDVITLVTRAKNGGKGKAMTDGILKASEMGITHVFQIDSDGQHDAERAGVFIEKSKKHPEAIICGFPEYERSAPKNRVNGRKFANGWIHFVTMSKDIKDAMIGFRIYPVEQYLRVLKKSLYIDSRMGCDIDILVRMHWFGVPVISESVKVSYPKDGISNYRYVRDTLRISGTYARLCIGMILRLPHLVARKIKKSLKR from the coding sequence ATGAATCTCTGTTTTGTAATTCCTGTCTATAGACACGGTTCTACAGTTGAATCTGTCGTTCAGAGTTTACTAAAATATAATTACCCGATTATTGTTGTAGATGACGGAAATGACGAAATTAATAGAGTTCGAATCAACGAGGTTGCAGAAAAATATCCTGATGTTATAACTTTAGTCACACGTGCTAAAAACGGCGGAAAAGGCAAAGCGATGACCGACGGTATTTTGAAAGCCAGTGAAATGGGAATTACACATGTTTTTCAGATTGATTCCGACGGTCAGCATGATGCAGAGAGAGCAGGGGTCTTTATTGAAAAATCTAAAAAACATCCTGAAGCAATTATATGCGGATTCCCAGAATATGAACGGTCTGCCCCTAAAAATAGAGTAAACGGACGAAAGTTTGCGAACGGCTGGATTCATTTTGTTACAATGTCAAAAGATATCAAAGATGCGATGATTGGATTTAGGATATATCCTGTTGAACAGTATTTGAGAGTGCTGAAAAAGTCGTTGTATATAGATTCAAGAATGGGTTGTGACATCGATATCCTTGTAAGAATGCACTGGTTTGGGGTTCCTGTAATTTCAGAGTCGGTAAAAGTTTCGTATCCAAAAGATGGAATTTCAAATTACAGATATGTTAGAGATACGTTGAGAATTTCGGGGACTTATGCGCGGCTGTGTATAGGTATGATTTTGCGCTTGCCTCATCTTGTAGCTAGAAAAATTAAAAAATCTCTAAAGAGGTGA
- a CDS encoding outer membrane lipoprotein carrier protein LolA, with product MKKNKTVLFGALVLSLFFAQNLSAISFEDICSGLSKRANTIGEFTQTKKINSNGRQLKSSGVYIICPDGIMWKTLKPFPLKLVLTKTQMIQTSADGRKSVINGAENQVFKNISSILSSVFSGDSEQLKNNFETEFFLVDDGWRIELTPKDSTIASAMKKLVLSGEAKGKDDVSMNRLEILEASDNSIVYEFSNQRYPKELTLDE from the coding sequence ATGAAAAAAAATAAAACAGTATTATTTGGTGCTCTTGTTTTATCATTATTTTTTGCACAAAATCTGTCTGCTATTTCTTTTGAAGACATCTGCTCAGGACTTTCCAAAAGGGCAAATACAATCGGAGAATTTACGCAGACAAAAAAAATCAATTCAAATGGCAGACAGCTGAAATCTTCAGGCGTTTATATAATCTGCCCCGATGGAATCATGTGGAAAACTCTAAAACCGTTTCCCTTAAAACTCGTTCTGACAAAAACTCAGATGATTCAAACAAGTGCCGATGGAAGAAAATCCGTGATAAACGGCGCTGAAAATCAAGTTTTTAAAAACATCTCTTCGATTTTGAGTTCTGTTTTTTCCGGCGACAGCGAACAACTGAAAAACAACTTTGAAACAGAGTTTTTCCTCGTTGATGACGGCTGGAGAATTGAACTTACTCCAAAAGATTCGACAATCGCTTCAGCAATGAAAAAATTGGTTCTTTCAGGCGAGGCTAAAGGCAAAGATGATGTTTCAATGAATCGCCTTGAGATTTTAGAGGCTTCAGACAATTCAATCGTATACGAATTTTCGAATCAGCGGTATCCGAAGGAACTGACTTTAGATGAATAA